The Candidatus Methylomirabilota bacterium genome includes the window GCCCGTCCTCATCGCCGGCAACATCGGCACACCGCTGGCCGCGCGCGCGCTGGACTTCCCCGCCGACGGCCTCGCCGTCTGCGAGGTCTCCAGCTTCCAGCTCGAGACGATCGAGACGTTTCACCCGCGGGTGGCGGTCGTGCTCAACCTCACGCCCGACCACCTGGACCGGCACGGAAGCTTCGAGGCCTACGTCGAGGCCAAGGCCCGCGTCTTCCTCAACCAGACGGCCGCAGACTGCGCCGTCCTCAACCGGGACGACGAGGCCACGCGCGCGCTGGCCGTCCGGACCAGGGCCGCGGTGGTGTGGTTCAGCCGCCGCCGGGCGCTCGACCACGGCCTCTTCGTCCGCGACGGCTGGATCGTCGCCAAGCTCAACGGCGCGGTCGAGCAGGTCTGCCCGCTGACCGACATTTTCCTGCGCGGCGCCCACAACGTGGAGAACGTGCTGGCGGCGACGGCCTGCGCCCTCTGGACGGGGATCGCGCCGGAGACGATCCGCCGCGGCATCGCGCGCTTCCGGGGCGTTCCGCACCGCATCGAGTTCGTCCGTGACTTCAAGGGCGTGCACTACTACAACGACTCCAAGGGCACCAACGTCGCCTCGACCATCAAGGCGCTGGAGAGCTTTTCCGAGCGCATCGTCCTCATCGCCGGCGGCCTGGGCAAGGGCCAGGACTTCATGCCGCTGGCCGTGGCCGCGCACGGTCGTGTCGGCCACGCCGTGATCATCGGTCAGGACGGCCCGAAGATCGCCGCGGCGCTGGAGGCGGTGGGAATCCCGGGGACGACGAGCGTCTCGCTGGAGGCGGCGCTGCACGCGGCCCGCGCGGTATCGCAGCCGGGCGACGTGGTGCTGCTCTCGCCTGCCTGCGCGTCCTACGACATGTTCGACAATTTTGAGCACCGCGGCGACGTCTTCAAGGGCCTCGTGGGAGGCCTGGCCTGATGGCGGGAACGCTGACGCCTGCCCGGACAGGGGGTTTCGAGCGCCGGCTTCGCCGGCGCAATCCTCCTGGGGGAGGCTTCGGAGGGGGCCGTCCAGGCCCCCTCCGACGAGAATCGGTGGGGGGGTCTGGGGGAGGAGCGGCGAGCGCTCCCCCCCAGAGCAAGTAGATGCCGAGGAAGCTGCAGCCAGACATGTGGCTGCTGGGCGTGGCGGTGCTGCTCCTCTCGGTCGGGGTGGTGATGGTGTACTCCGCGAGCGCCATCGTCGCCGCCGATCGCTTCCTCGACCCCTACCTGTTCCTCCGCAAGCAATTCTTCTGGGCGCTGCTGGGCGGGGCATGTCTGTTGGCCGCGCTGCGGCTGGACTACCGGCGCCTGGAGCGGCTCGGCTGGCCGATCCTGATCGCGGCCGGCGTCCTGCTGGTGCTGGTCCTCGTCCCCCCGCTGGCCCAGCCGATCAACGGCACGTGGCGCTGGCTTCGCCTCGGTCCGATCTCGTTTCAGCCCGCGGAGCTGGCCAAGCTCGCTCTGGTGATTTACCTGGCGGCGTTCCTGGCCCGCAGGCGGGCGGGGCTCGACGATTTCTGGCGCGGGCTCCTGCCGCCGCTGGCGGTGGCCGGCGGCCTGGCCGCGCTGATCCTGCTGCAGCCGGACCTCGGCAACTCCTTCACGCTGATCGCGGTCACGTTCGGGCTGCTCTTCCTGGCGGGCAGCCGCATTCAGCACCTCCTGCTGATCGTGGCCGCGGCGCTGCCGTTCCTGGTGCTGGCGGTCGGGCTGGCGCCCTACCGGCTGCGCCGCGTCACTACCTTCGTCGATCCCTGGGCCGACCCGCGCGGCAGCGGCTTTCAGATCATCCAGTCGTGGCTGGCGCTCGGCAGCGGCGGCCTCTGGGGCCGGGGCATCGGAGAGTCCAAGCAGAAGCTCTTCTATCTGCCCGAGTCGCATACCGACTTCATCTTCGCCATCATCGGCGAGGAGCTGGGCTTCGTCGGCGCCGCCGCCGTCATCGCCCTCTTCGTCGTGCTGATCTGGCGGGGGCTGCGCATCGCTCTGCGGGCGCCGGACCCGTTCGGTGCCTATCTCGCGCTGGGCATCACGCTGCTCATCGCCACCCAGACGCTGGTCAACGTGGGCGTCGTCACCGGGCTGCTGCCCACCAAGGGGCTGCCGCTGCCGTTCATCTCGTTCGGCGGCTCCGCGCTGCTGGTGACGATGGCCGCCACCGGGGTGCTGGTGAACATCTCCCAGCATGCCAATGTTTAAGCGCTACCAGCAGATCCACTTCGTGGGCATCGGCGGCAGCGGCATGTCCGGCATCGCCGAGATCCTCCTGAACCTCGGCTACCGGGTGACCGGCTCCGACCAGAGGCGGAACGAGGCGGTGGAGCGGCTCGAGCAGCTCGGCGCCAAGATCTTCACCGGTCACGACGCCGCGCACGTCGAGGGCGCGCACGTCGTGGTCTACTCGTCCGCCGTCTCTCGCGACAACATCGAGGTGCAGGTGGCGCGCCAGCGCGCGATCCCCACCATTCCGCGGGCCGAGATGCTGGCCGAGCTCATGCGCCTGAAGTACGGCGTCGCCGTCGCCGGCACCCACGGCAAGACCACCACGACCTCCATGATCGGGGCCGTCCTGGCCGAGGGGCGCTATGACCCGACCATCGTGGTGGGCGGTCGGGTCACCAGCCTGGGCTCCAACGCCCGCCTGGGGCAGGGCGAGTTCCTGGTCGCCGAGGCCGACGAGTCCGACGGGTCCTTCCTCAAGCTTTCGCCGACGATCGCGGTGGTCACGACGATCGATGCCGAGCACCTCGACCACTACGGCACGCTGGACGCGATCCGAGAGGCTTTCGTCGCCTTCGTCAACAAGGTCCCGTTCTACGGCGCCGCGGTCCTGTGCCTGGATGAGCCGAACATCCAGATGCTCATCCCCCGCCTCGACAAGCGCGTCATCACCTACGGCCTCGAGTCCGGCGCCGACCTGGTCGGCCGCCGGCTGCACCTGGCCGGCCTCACGAGCCAGTTCGAGGTCTACCGGCGCGGCGCGCTCCTGGGCGGGTGCAGCCTCCAGGTGCCGGGACGCCACAACGTCCTCAACGCGCTGGCGGCCATCGGCGTCGGGCTCGACCTCGAGATCCCGTTCATCACGATCCAGAAGGCGCTGGCCGGCTTTGCGGGCGTCCAGCGCCGTTTCCAGGTGCGGGGCCGGGCGGCCGGCGTGACGGTG containing:
- the murD gene encoding UDP-N-acetylmuramoyl-L-alanine--D-glutamate ligase is translated as MSTLEEADVATRGGIYLAGFKGRRAAVVGLARSGVAAARLLHAIGARVIATDTKSLDALGREVRELQTLGVGVLVGGTHPEAVQGAELVVVSPGVPLDSPQLEPARSAGVPILGELELGWRAMEADTLAITGTNGKTTTTTLTGALLGEQGRPVLIAGNIGTPLAARALDFPADGLAVCEVSSFQLETIETFHPRVAVVLNLTPDHLDRHGSFEAYVEAKARVFLNQTAADCAVLNRDDEATRALAVRTRAAVVWFSRRRALDHGLFVRDGWIVAKLNGAVEQVCPLTDIFLRGAHNVENVLAATACALWTGIAPETIRRGIARFRGVPHRIEFVRDFKGVHYYNDSKGTNVASTIKALESFSERIVLIAGGLGKGQDFMPLAVAAHGRVGHAVIIGQDGPKIAAALEAVGIPGTTSVSLEAALHAARAVSQPGDVVLLSPACASYDMFDNFEHRGDVFKGLVGGLA
- the ftsW gene encoding putative lipid II flippase FtsW, with the translated sequence MPRKLQPDMWLLGVAVLLLSVGVVMVYSASAIVAADRFLDPYLFLRKQFFWALLGGACLLAALRLDYRRLERLGWPILIAAGVLLVLVLVPPLAQPINGTWRWLRLGPISFQPAELAKLALVIYLAAFLARRRAGLDDFWRGLLPPLAVAGGLAALILLQPDLGNSFTLIAVTFGLLFLAGSRIQHLLLIVAAALPFLVLAVGLAPYRLRRVTTFVDPWADPRGSGFQIIQSWLALGSGGLWGRGIGESKQKLFYLPESHTDFIFAIIGEELGFVGAAAVIALFVVLIWRGLRIALRAPDPFGAYLALGITLLIATQTLVNVGVVTGLLPTKGLPLPFISFGGSALLVTMAATGVLVNISQHANV
- the murC gene encoding UDP-N-acetylmuramate--L-alanine ligase — translated: MFKRYQQIHFVGIGGSGMSGIAEILLNLGYRVTGSDQRRNEAVERLEQLGAKIFTGHDAAHVEGAHVVVYSSAVSRDNIEVQVARQRAIPTIPRAEMLAELMRLKYGVAVAGTHGKTTTTSMIGAVLAEGRYDPTIVVGGRVTSLGSNARLGQGEFLVAEADESDGSFLKLSPTIAVVTTIDAEHLDHYGTLDAIREAFVAFVNKVPFYGAAVLCLDEPNIQMLIPRLDKRVITYGLESGADLVGRRLHLAGLTSQFEVYRRGALLGGCSLQVPGRHNVLNALAAIGVGLDLEIPFITIQKALAGFAGVQRRFQVRGRAAGVTVVDDYGHHPAEIRATLAAAKAGFDCRVVTVFQPHRYTRTFHLRQEFLTAFNQADVLFVMDIYPAGEPPIPGVSAEDLAEGIRAHGHRDVTYLGNDRARLVEHLVQITRPGDLVLTLGAGDVGQIAPDLLLRLEADSLRGRTTC